GACACCGTTGGAAGTAGTCTACTCCAGTAACCCGCCCTATACACCCAAGAATGACCACCTGCTGTCGCCTTCATTTATAAAGACCGGAAATACATTTCTCAGTTACGAAGTGGAGTTGAACCGTGGCGGAAAGGTTTTTACCGGAAATGAGCCTTCTTATGTGATTCAACGGACGTCAACCGATGGACTAAACTTTAGCATTTTCAAAAAGAGTAAGATCGTAAATTTTATAAATGCTCCCTGGAAAGATATTAATCCAAAATATGCCCCCTGGCATTTGCAGGCGACCTATATCGACGGCTTTTATTTCCTCTGCCTGGCAACGGGTGATGTAACGAAATACACCGCTGATGCATTGTTTCTTGCGTATTCCAAAGACGGAGTTAACTTTACAGTGCTACCACGTGCGATGGTAACACAAAATGCATACCGGTCGGCTGTGTTTCCCATGAAGAGCGATGATCAAAAAATTGAATTTGGAGCCATCGTTGGTTACAAAACAGGACAATTTAAATACCGGGAATTTTCACTTAAAAAAGCGGAGCTAAACAGTACCTTGAAATAGAAGGCTGCTTTTTCTACAGCGAACTGTTATTACAAATTAAGAACCAAAATCGACTCATCCCTGAATGACAACCAAGGCGGAAAATATAATGGTATCGGTCATTATGCCGGTGTATAATGTAGAAGCTTTTTTAGGCGCTGCCATCCAGAGTGTTCTCGACCAAAGCATTAAAGACCTGGAGCTAATTTTAGTGAATGATGGAAGTATCGATGGTTCGGTTTCGGTTTGTCACGCGTATCTGCAAAAAGATCCCCGGATACAGTTTATTAACCAGGAGAACAGCGGCGTTTCCATAGCACGGAACAACGGGCTGCTCCGTGCAACCGGATCCTATGTTTTCTTTATGGACTCGGATGACACGTTGGATCCGGAATTCTTTAAAACTTCGCTGGAAGCCGCTCGAAAAGACAACAGCGACATTACCGTCATCGGGACCTATTTTTGTAAATGGGGTCCGCTTTTTACAGCGTTGCCTACCTGTGCTCAATTGATTCGCATGGATTTTTTAAAGCAGCACTCTGAGCTCCGGTTTCCTCCCCATATTCAGCCCTGTGAAGATGGTCTATTCTCACATCAACTGCTTGCACTTACATCAAAAATCGGTTTAAATCCATGTGGCATTTATCATTACCGCCGGCATGTCCATCAAAATCATATCCGCATCAACAATAATTGTTGGACTGTTCTCCGGCAGATCCCTGTATGGCTACAGATTTTAGAGGATTTCTATACCCGCCATCAGCTGCTTCCCTCACATACCCTGCATCTGGCACGCTTTATCCAACATGAGCCGTTTGAGCTACGTTACCTGAGGATGCCATTTAACAAGGAGCAAAAAACTTATCTTCACTCCCTCATTATAACGTTCATGGACCGGATAGTGCTGCCCACGCTCACGACATCTGAAAAGAGACAACTAAGCAGGCCTTTCCGTTATTTTCTTGATTTACGAAATCCTGCCCGCTTCGACGCGTTCTACCGCTCCTATTGCATTCAAAAAAAAAGACGCCGCGGATTTTACCTGTTCCTCACGCGGTTTATTCCGTTTACACAATTGAGAAGAAAAACAAGAAAAGCAGTTGCCGAAAAGTATTAAGCCATGAAGATCCTGCTAATACAACATCAAGGGTTTATCAATGGACAAGGAGGAACTGAAAAGGTCTGCTCCTTTTTAGCTGATCATTTCGCCGGAGCCGGACATGCAGTGGAAATCGCCACTTGTGAAAACAGAACAGGGAAAGCGGTTTATGTACGCCATCCCCATGTAACGATCACTAATATCTATACACCGGATATTATCCAGAAACATCCGCGGCAGCTGTGGAACTATACCGGGAAGAACCCTTTGCTTTGGATATATTATAAGATCCGAAAAAAAAGAGACAAGCTATTTAACCACTTACTCTATAAGAAATTAAACGGAAAAGACGGGCTTTACCTGTTCAATCTCCAACAACGCGCCAGCGCCTGGAAACAATTTATTGATGCAAGGAAGCCGGATCTGATCATGACCATGTCATTAAGCTCGGTTTTGGAGATCACTTATAACAACACCTATGCGATTCCCATTGTGAACTCTACCAACGGCCGACCGGATTACGATTATACAGATCTGCTATGGTACCGTAGCTCTATCGACATGTATTACCTGAAGGCTGCTTATCGACACCTGGCCGTCATCCAGGTATTGTTCAGCAGCTACCGCTCGTTTATCCCGGAAACCTTCAAGGGGAAATGTTTTACTATTCCCAATCCCGTGCCTCAGATCAAAGAGGAAGAGCGGGCGGATCTCCAGGTATCAAAAAAACGTTATAAAATAGTAAGCATTGCCTCTCTGATCACCAGTTGCAAACAGCAGGATCTTTCTATTGAAATTTTTTCCGCCATCGCGCATATATACCCGGAATGGGATCTGTTTTTTTGGGGAACAGGGCCCGACGAAAAAGCGTTGCGCGATCTGATTAAAAAGAAGGGATTGCAAAACCGAATTTTTCTAGAGGGATTCACCAGTGCCCCTTTGGAAAAATTAAAACAGGCAGACATCTTTATTTTCCCCAGCAAATTTGAAGGATTTCCGCTGGCATTGACGGAAGCCATGGCTTCGGGTTTACCCTGCCTTGGGCTACGCAGTTGTTCGGGGGTTAACGAATTGATCCAACATGGCGAGAATGGCTTTTTAGCAACGGATCAAGCGGAACTACAGCAGCAATTGGAAATACTGATCAGCCAGCCGGAAACCCGGTCGCGAATGGGCACCAATGCACATTTATCCATGCAGTGCTATGCGCCGGAGACCGTCATTGAAAAATGGAACGCGCTGATCTGGGAGACACATCCGGGTTGATGTCCTTTACCGGCTTTCTCTTTCCTGGGGAAGTGCTCCCGGAGCTGCTGCTTCGCACAGACTGCGCTCCTCTTCTGCTGCCGGTACCGGTACTTGTTTTCCGCCGGATACGGTTTTAGCGGCTTTCCTATCCCGTTCTCTTTTTGCAAGATTGGTAAAGAACACACTGCCCAGAATGATCACCAGGCCGGCGAGTTGCAGGACTGTAAGATGGTCGCCATTGATGAGTACACCCAGCAATACCGCTACCAATGGATTCACATATGCATAGCTGCTTACCTGCGCCGCGCTGCGCACGCTTAGTAAAAATACATACGCGCTGTAGCCAATGATCGAGCCAAAGAAAATCAGATACAACAATGCGCCCCATCCTTCTGCCGGAATAGCCGACCAGTTTACCCGGGCAATACTGCCGTTGCTAAAGCCAATAATAAAAAACACCATTCCGGCAGAAAGGATCTGCCAGGCAGAATTGACAGAAGGTGAGATATGCTTTACTTTATATTTTGAATAGAGCGAGCCCAGCACCCACCCGATATTCCCGATAAAAATCGCCAGCAATGGTACCAGTCCCTGTTTACTGTCATCTCCCGTTATCTTTTCATAAAACAGCGCGATAACTCCGATCAATCCTATTGATACGCCCAGCAATGTATACCGGTTGGTAAAATTATCCGCCCAGTTTGGTTTATCAAATACGAGGAACCAGATCGGTGCCGACGCCAGGAAAATAGCAACGAAGGAGCTGTGCAGGTATTGTTCCGCCCAGATCACAGCACCATTCCCAACAAAAAGCATCAATATCCCGCTAACAACAGAATGCAGGATCACAGAGCGGTTCCAGATCTTCTCGCCCTTCAGGCCCACCCATGCCAGCATGAGGATACCCGCTGTAACAAAGCGCAATCCGCCCAGCAGCATGGGCGGAATAAATTTTACCGCACGCTCAATAAAAAAGTAGGTTGATCCCCAAATGAGGTATACCGCTGCAAATGCCAGCACCACCAGTAAAACGGAAGGCGCTTTTTTCTGAGTCATAAAATCAGTCGATTGAAATGTGAGAAGATTCTTTTACCGTTTCCAATACGATGGTAGTGCGCATGGAAATAATATTGGCTATTTTACTGAAACGCGAACGTTTGAGCTCCATCAACTCTGTAGGGCCGGAAACCCGCGCTTTGATAAGATAGCAGTCGTCCCCCGCAATATGATGCACCTCCATCACCTGCGGGATGGCCGCCAGTAACCGGGCAGATTTATCATCTGCAAAGCTATCCTTCGTTTTAATAAAAATAAACACCAACAGGTCCTTGCCGACCCACAGGGGGTCTACAATGGCGCTATACCCCTTTATGATTCCTTTTTCTTCTAGTTTCCGCACCCGTTCCAGTGTAGCCGAAGGCGCCATTTTCAGTTGTCCGGCCAGGGCCACATTGGTGATCCGGGCGTCCTCCTGCAAAAGTTTCAGGATGGCCAGGTCCGTTTCATCCAGGTTAATTTCTTTTACACGCATGCCTCAAATTTAACAATATTCTGAATAAAATCAAAAAACAGAATATTATTCTATACAACAGCATATATTCAGTTGATAGTTCACATAAAAAGGTTTACCATTTTAAGCGCTGTTTCCTGTTAAACCTTGCGGTCTGATCCCTTATTCTTTGTAAGTTTCTTTATTTTTGCATCCGCCTTTAAGGCGATAAATCAATCAATATGATCAAAAGATCCTTTTTCTCAGTACTGGTTATGGTTATGGCACTACTCTTATCCTGTAACGGAGATGATAAAACACCCGCACCAACGCCGGAAACGCCCGCCGCCAGTAATGTAAAAAACATTGGTATTGCTGTAATCAATACCTATCCACATGATACGGGTTCTTTTACCCAGGGACTGGTCATCTATAAAGGACAGCTTTATGAAGGAACAGGCGGATCGGATTATGCACCGGAAGGAAGAGCTTCCGAACTGCTGAAAGTAAACCTGCAGAACGGAAAAGCAGAAAAAACACTGGCCCTGGATAAAAAATATTTTGGTGAAGGGATCACCATTCTCAACGATACCCTGTACCAGCTCACCTGGAGGGAGAAAGTGGTATTTGTGTATACACTTCCCGATTTTAAAAAAGTAAAGGAGTTTCCGATCAATACCGAAGGCTGGGGCATTACAACAGATGGCAAGGAATTAATTGTTAGCGATGGCTCCAGCAACCTGTACTATTACAATCCCTCCACCTTCCAACTGCTGCGCACCCAATCGGTAACCGCAAACGGCGACTTCCTGGATTCGATCAATGAGCTGGAATTTATAGATGGCTTTGTTTATGCCAACCAGTGGAACCGGCCTTATATTTTCAAAATCGACCCCGCAAGCGGCCTGGCGGTTGGAAAGATTGATCTGAGCCCGATCTGGGACCGGCTGAAAAGCAGGGATTCCAAAAATGAAGAAAATGTCCCCAACGGCATTGCCTACGACCACGACATCAAAAAGATCTATATCACCGGCAAAAAATGGCCGGAGCTGTACGAAGTGCAGTTGGGGAATTAGCATTGTTTCACGCAGCGACGCAAGGAGGCAAAGAACGCGGCGGCATTTACAGCTTTCGCTTCTTTGAGTCTTCGAGGCTTTGTGGCAAAAGGGGATTTTACTTCATGCAACGATGCAGAGGAGCAAAGACGCAGCGGTGTTTACAGCTCAGTGCTTCTTTGAGTATGCATATTTTTTGGCAATCAATGATTTATTGCACGCAACGACGCGGGAATGCAAAGACGCAGCAGTTTATATGGGAATAAATTCCTATCCGGGTAACAGGAGGGCGGGGAGGCAGGTTTCGCTGCGGCATCAGATCATCTTTTACCCAAATGATTTGCGGCCCGGTTTTACATTTTATATTCAACGCTTTTCGGTTCTTTATTTTTCGCCGGCCTATCCTTCTTTCCTGATCACATAAATCATCGAACTGCACTCCTTTGTGTTGCGCGTGGCATTGATATTGGACGATAGCCCGTGCAGTCCCGCTCCTATGTACTGGGTTTTACCATATTTGTATTTGCTGCTGAGCAGGCTTACATAAAAACTATCGAACCACATGGGCAGCATTTTTTTGATGCGGAGCCCATGCCGTTCTGTAAGCACTTCCATCGCCTTTGGCGAAAAATGATACAAATGCCGGGGCACATCATACGCAGCCCAATACTGTTCATAAACATCTGCATCGCCACTGGTATAGTTTGGAACCGCGATCAGCAATACGCCGTCCGGTTTTAATATTTTCTTCAATTGCTCCATGTACGCATGCAGCTCGTGTACATGTTCCAGCACATGCCAAAGCGTAATGGCATCAAATTGTTCCCCGTTTAGCTGGTATAATTCGTGG
The sequence above is a segment of the Niabella agricola genome. Coding sequences within it:
- a CDS encoding glycosyltransferase, with translation MKILLIQHQGFINGQGGTEKVCSFLADHFAGAGHAVEIATCENRTGKAVYVRHPHVTITNIYTPDIIQKHPRQLWNYTGKNPLLWIYYKIRKKRDKLFNHLLYKKLNGKDGLYLFNLQQRASAWKQFIDARKPDLIMTMSLSSVLEITYNNTYAIPIVNSTNGRPDYDYTDLLWYRSSIDMYYLKAAYRHLAVIQVLFSSYRSFIPETFKGKCFTIPNPVPQIKEEERADLQVSKKRYKIVSIASLITSCKQQDLSIEIFSAIAHIYPEWDLFFWGTGPDEKALRDLIKKKGLQNRIFLEGFTSAPLEKLKQADIFIFPSKFEGFPLALTEAMASGLPCLGLRSCSGVNELIQHGENGFLATDQAELQQQLEILISQPETRSRMGTNAHLSMQCYAPETVIEKWNALIWETHPG
- a CDS encoding glutaminyl-peptide cyclotransferase, which gives rise to MIKRSFFSVLVMVMALLLSCNGDDKTPAPTPETPAASNVKNIGIAVINTYPHDTGSFTQGLVIYKGQLYEGTGGSDYAPEGRASELLKVNLQNGKAEKTLALDKKYFGEGITILNDTLYQLTWREKVVFVYTLPDFKKVKEFPINTEGWGITTDGKELIVSDGSSNLYYYNPSTFQLLRTQSVTANGDFLDSINELEFIDGFVYANQWNRPYIFKIDPASGLAVGKIDLSPIWDRLKSRDSKNEENVPNGIAYDHDIKKIYITGKKWPELYEVQLGN
- a CDS encoding EamA family transporter, which produces MTQKKAPSVLLVVLAFAAVYLIWGSTYFFIERAVKFIPPMLLGGLRFVTAGILMLAWVGLKGEKIWNRSVILHSVVSGILMLFVGNGAVIWAEQYLHSSFVAIFLASAPIWFLVFDKPNWADNFTNRYTLLGVSIGLIGVIALFYEKITGDDSKQGLVPLLAIFIGNIGWVLGSLYSKYKVKHISPSVNSAWQILSAGMVFFIIGFSNGSIARVNWSAIPAEGWGALLYLIFFGSIIGYSAYVFLLSVRSAAQVSSYAYVNPLVAVLLGVLINGDHLTVLQLAGLVIILGSVFFTNLAKRERDRKAAKTVSGGKQVPVPAAEEERSLCEAAAPGALPQERESR
- a CDS encoding class I SAM-dependent methyltransferase, which codes for MPPIHYQACPVCGSAQIRPVFLVKDYTVSGEVFPVEECRSCSLRFTQDVPDQLSIGPYYKSEDYISHSNTRKGFISRMYQMVRTRTTQQKAALVERYAQKRKGLLLDLGCGTGTFLNTMKNRGWEVAGLEPDADARKMAKQLYHLDIAPSHELYQLNGEQFDAITLWHVLEHVHELHAYMEQLKKILKPDGVLLIAVPNYTSGDADVYEQYWAAYDVPRHLYHFSPKAMEVLTERHGLRIKKMLPMWFDSFYVSLLSSKYKYGKTQYIGAGLHGLSSNINATRNTKECSSMIYVIRKEG
- a CDS encoding glycosyltransferase family 2 protein codes for the protein MTTKAENIMVSVIMPVYNVEAFLGAAIQSVLDQSIKDLELILVNDGSIDGSVSVCHAYLQKDPRIQFINQENSGVSIARNNGLLRATGSYVFFMDSDDTLDPEFFKTSLEAARKDNSDITVIGTYFCKWGPLFTALPTCAQLIRMDFLKQHSELRFPPHIQPCEDGLFSHQLLALTSKIGLNPCGIYHYRRHVHQNHIRINNNCWTVLRQIPVWLQILEDFYTRHQLLPSHTLHLARFIQHEPFELRYLRMPFNKEQKTYLHSLIITFMDRIVLPTLTTSEKRQLSRPFRYFLDLRNPARFDAFYRSYCIQKKRRRGFYLFLTRFIPFTQLRRKTRKAVAEKY
- a CDS encoding Lrp/AsnC family transcriptional regulator, producing the protein MRVKEINLDETDLAILKLLQEDARITNVALAGQLKMAPSATLERVRKLEEKGIIKGYSAIVDPLWVGKDLLVFIFIKTKDSFADDKSARLLAAIPQVMEVHHIAGDDCYLIKARVSGPTELMELKRSRFSKIANIISMRTTIVLETVKESSHISID